A genomic segment from Bacillota bacterium encodes:
- the speB gene encoding agmatinase, whose protein sequence is MREVVKEQDFLAARSPYAEARAVIVGAPLDATVSFRPGTRGGPAAIRAMSHCLEEYSLDLKRDLRELAFHDLGDVLLPPGEVAAGLDRIETVIARLLHDGKTPLLLGGEHLVTLPAVRAAAARHPGLVVIQFDAHADLRDDYLGAALSHATVMRRIGDFLGRQNLFGFGIRSACAPELETARESGAFFTHRVLPGLVETLSALRDRPVYVSLDMDVVDPAFAPGVGTPEPAGVTPRELLDTLGLLRQLRVIAWDVVEVNPAVDPAGITALLAARVVRDALLGLVEAHA, encoded by the coding sequence ATGCGGGAGGTCGTCAAAGAACAGGACTTTCTGGCGGCCCGGTCTCCGTACGCCGAAGCGCGGGCGGTGATCGTCGGGGCTCCCCTGGACGCGACCGTGTCCTTCCGGCCGGGCACGCGGGGCGGGCCGGCGGCGATCCGGGCCATGTCCCACTGCCTGGAAGAATACAGCCTGGATCTTAAGCGCGACCTGCGCGAATTGGCCTTCCACGACCTGGGCGACGTCCTCCTGCCGCCCGGCGAGGTGGCCGCCGGCCTCGACCGCATTGAAACCGTCATCGCCCGGCTGCTCCACGATGGTAAAACCCCCCTCCTGCTCGGCGGCGAACACCTGGTGACCCTGCCCGCGGTCCGGGCGGCGGCCGCCCGGCACCCGGGACTGGTCGTCATTCAGTTCGACGCGCACGCCGACCTGCGCGACGACTACCTGGGAGCCGCCCTTTCCCACGCGACGGTGATGCGGCGCATCGGTGATTTCCTGGGCCGGCAAAACCTGTTTGGGTTCGGGATCCGGTCGGCGTGCGCGCCGGAGCTGGAAACGGCGCGGGAGAGCGGGGCCTTTTTCACCCACCGCGTGCTGCCGGGGCTGGTCGAGACGCTGTCCGCGCTGCGGGACCGCCCGGTCTACGTTTCGCTGGATATGGACGTCGTGGATCCGGCGTTCGCCCCCGGCGTGGGCACCCCCGAACCGGCCGGGGTAACGCCCCGGGAACTGCTGGACACCCTGGGACTCCTGCGGCAATTGCGCGTGATCGCCTGGGACGTGGTGGAGGTCAACCCCGCCGTCGACCCAGCGGGAATCACCGCCCTGCTGGCCGCCCGGGTGGTCCGCGACGCTCTTCTCGGGCTGGTTGAGGCGCACGCTTGA
- the speE gene encoding polyamine aminopropyltransferase: MHLWFTEKQNDNFAIGYRVKETLHTETTPFQHLAVLDTVPFGRTLVLDGIVQTSVVDEYVYHEMITHVPLNTHPDPRRVLIVGGGDGGTLREVAKHPAVEKATLVEIDERVIAAAKKYLPELACGFDSPKAEVVIGDGIKYVAEHKNTFDLVIVDSTDPIGPAVGLFSPEFYRSIHDALRDEGLFVAQTESPYFNTDLILRIYRDIAGIFPLARTYWACIPTYPGAMWSFTIGSKKHDPALVAPEKIREYGTRYYTPEIHRAGFAMPRFLADRFR, translated from the coding sequence TTGCATCTGTGGTTCACCGAAAAGCAAAATGACAACTTTGCCATCGGCTACCGGGTGAAGGAGACGCTCCACACAGAGACGACGCCGTTCCAGCACTTGGCGGTGTTGGATACCGTGCCCTTCGGGCGTACCCTGGTTCTGGACGGCATTGTGCAGACCTCGGTGGTGGACGAGTACGTCTACCACGAGATGATCACCCACGTTCCGCTGAACACCCACCCCGACCCGCGCCGGGTGCTGATCGTCGGCGGGGGTGACGGGGGCACCCTGCGCGAGGTGGCCAAGCACCCGGCGGTGGAAAAAGCCACCCTGGTCGAGATCGACGAGCGGGTGATCGCCGCCGCCAAGAAGTACCTGCCGGAACTCGCCTGCGGTTTCGATTCGCCCAAGGCCGAGGTCGTGATCGGGGACGGGATCAAGTACGTGGCGGAGCACAAAAACACCTTCGACCTGGTCATCGTCGACTCCACCGACCCGATCGGACCGGCGGTGGGTCTCTTCAGCCCGGAGTTCTACCGGTCGATTCACGACGCCTTGAGGGACGAGGGGCTGTTCGTGGCCCAGACCGAGTCGCCCTACTTCAACACGGACCTGATCCTCCGGATCTACCGGGACATCGCCGGGATCTTCCCGCTGGCCCGGACCTACTGGGCCTGCATCCCGACCTATCCCGGAGCCATGTGGAGCTTCACGATCGGCTCCAAGAAGCACGACCCCGCCCTGGTGGCGCCGGAGAAGATCCGGGAATACGGCACCCGTTACTACACGCCGGAGATACACCGCGCCGGTTTCGCCATGCCGCGCTTCCTGGCGGACCGCTTCCGTTAA
- a CDS encoding arginine decarboxylase, pyruvoyl-dependent: protein MLPTPTRYFVTAACAEGSTALNAFDNALLAARIGNVNLVRLSSILPPNAVYDSNLQLPPGALVPTAYGSIVCDVEGELIAAAAGVIVSPDSIGVIMEFGGKCSRQEAHDIVSKMLDEAFARRGLTVKEKRIAAVEHRVERVGCCLAAVPLWY from the coding sequence CTTTGTTACCGCGGCCTGTGCCGAAGGGTCCACCGCCCTGAACGCTTTCGACAACGCGCTTCTGGCGGCCCGTATCGGCAACGTTAATTTGGTGCGCTTATCCAGCATTCTGCCGCCGAACGCCGTTTACGACTCCAATTTACAATTGCCCCCGGGCGCGCTGGTACCGACCGCCTACGGTTCCATCGTGTGCGACGTCGAGGGAGAGCTGATCGCCGCCGCCGCCGGGGTGATCGTCTCTCCGGACAGCATCGGCGTGATCATGGAATTCGGTGGCAAGTGCAGCCGCCAAGAGGCCCACGACATCGTCAGCAAGATGCTGGACGAAGCCTTTGCCCGGCGCGGGCTGACCGTGAAAGAAAAGAGAATCGCCGCCGTGGAGCACCGTGTGGAACGGGTGGGGTGCTGTCTGGCGGCTGTCCCGCTGTGGTACTGA